TGGCATATTCCATATCGACTCCTTCGCAAAATATGCCGCGGCTTTTTTTTAAGATATCTCGCTCCATTTTCACCTGGGCCAGCTCTCGCTTTAATCGAGCTAATTCTAGCTCAGTATCACTCAATTCTCGCCTGTTTTTACCGATTGTCCCCAACTTCCCTGCCTTTTTTGCTTTCAGCCAATTACTGATAGTGGATTTAGGGATATCGAGACGTCGGGATGCCTCTGGAATGCTCAGCTCTTGGTCAATGACAAGTTTTACAGCTTCTTCACGAAATTCTTTCGAGTAACTTCCCTGTGGAATTCTCTTCATTATGGCACCTCCGCTTTCTGTTTATAAAAATAGCGTTTTGGTGTCCACTTTTTTCAACCTACATCAAAACTGCAGAGTAAAGAAGTCCAAGAGCCTGCCGGAGCAGCGGGATGTGCTATCGGCTGCCGGCAACAATATGAATGGCTTTTCGCCTGAATGGAGTTCTGGATTCCGGATCGGGGTCCGGAATGACGGTACTAATGGGTTTTTGTAAAATTTTCAAGTCAGACGGCTTGAAACTGGCTGAGTTTTTTATTGATAATCAGAGTTTTTTTTGGAGTGGCCGTGCCGGAAAAATCGTAATAAGACAGCCGCTCTGTATCTTATGCTGCCACACCGTAGCACAAGACTTTATGATCCAATAGCTTGAATTAGATAGAAATTCTCTTATACTTTTAACATGTAGTCGCAGTAACTTTTCAATCTTCATTCGATCCAGCAATAGCATATGTAGAAGTTACGATAAGCATTTTAAAGGAGGATACAGTTATGAATCTGCGCAGCAAGGCCTGGTCTCCATATCTGGCAGGAATCATAGTGGGGCTTTTACAGATCCCCGCACTTCTTATTATATCTTCTCCCATCGGCGCCTCCTCGTCCTATACAGCGGTGTCAGGATATCTTGCGGGCTTATTTGACTCCGATATCATGACAATGGATTACTTCAACAAGTACATGACCTCCACGAAATATCTCTGGCAGGGCAGCATGGTGTTTGCTATTGCTCTTGGTGCCTATCTCTCGAGAAAGCTCTCCGGGGCGGCGCGCCAGTCATTTTCTCCGGTCTGGACAAAGGCCTGCGGCATTACCGGTTTATGGCCGCGTATGCTCATGGGCTTTGCCGGAGGCTTTATCATGCTCTTCGGGGCGCGATGGGCGGGTGGCTGCACCAGCGGACATGGCCTCTCGGGAGTGGGGCAGCTCGCCGTCAGCTCAATCGTGGTTACTCTCTCCTTCTTTATAGCCGGCATCGTCGTATCCCGGTTCTACAAAAAAATTTAGGGAGAAAAGTATTATGCTTTATATAATTGTAGGTCTGGCAATGGGTATCGTTTTCGGAATCGCTCTTGAGAAGGGACGCGTCTTCGAGCCGGGTATCATAATCGGCCAGTTTCAGTTGCGCAGTTGGCTGTTGATCAAAATGTTCATGAGTGCCATTGCCACCACTATGGTGGTTGTTGCAGTCCTCTACGGCAGCGGCTTGATTTCTCTGCATGCCAAGCCGGCGATATTTCCCGCAACGATTTTAGGTGGATTGCTCTTCGGAGTGGGCATGGCCCTGACTGGTGCCTGCCCCGGAACTGTGCTCGCCCAGGTTGGCGCCGGCTATAAAGACGCCTGGGCCATCCTTGCCGGTGGGATTCTGGGTGCCATGGCCTACGGCTATCTGGAGTCGACCCTGGCACCGTTAAATTCCGGTCCCGGAGAGATAACCCTGGCGGATGTCATCGGCCTTCCTTTCTGGCTGCTGGCTCTCATTATGGCGGTGCTGATTGCGGTGATTCTGTTTTTCCTGGAGAAATGGCGGCCCTGGCGGGAAGACTTGGGGCTTGATTATGACGGAGTGCCTTCCGGAAGCGGGAGAAAAGCGGCAGGTGATGTCTGAAGAGGAGTTGCGCTAACGCTGTACACTGGCTTTGTAGCAGTGCGCGGCCTTTTTCTCATAATCAGAAGCCGTTTTTCAACAGATAGAACCAGTTGAATAGACTTTGCGAATTAGCAAGAAGCGAGATCATGAGTGGTCTCGCTAAAGAGACTATTATCACTGAACTTTCTCAAGAATATGGTTAATTACCTGTGAGTGTTCATGCTCAGGACTGAAAAGAATCACTTCCGTGTCTTCATCGGCTTTCACAGTATGCCCCGGAGGCCAGTAGAACAGATCACCGGCTACCACTGTTTCATTATGTCCGTCTGCAAAGCCGACCGTTAATTTGCCCTCAATTATATAGCCCCAATGCGGTGACTGGCATAAGTCATCTTGCAAACCTTTTAGTAGCGGCGCAAGATCAGTACCAACGGCCAGTGAAAAATATTCCCCTCCAATCTTTCCGTAACCAGTGGCATCGCCAAAATCTTTCACTTGCCGAGCCGTTGCTCCCGGGACATCAATTCTCACAGGTATGTCATTTTTTGCTATTCGCATGGATGTTCTCCTCGATTTATTAACATATCAGGATATCATACAACCTCATTTCAGTAAAAAGCTGCATGATTTAGTCTCACCAAATCACCAGCTGAGTAGTGAAAGAATACTACGGTGTGGTGTGGCATTTTGGCAATTTCAACCGCGAATATCCTTGAAACAGCTTGTAACTATGAAGTCTACTGTGAGTCTTCAATTCATGGCAATTCGCTGATATAAAAAAATATCGCAATTGGAGCTAAACTTAACCGGCCTGCAGCGCCAGGCAATGTTGATAACTTTGTTAATAACTCTGTTAACAGCCTGTGCAAAGGATGTTGGAAAATGTTCATTTCCCCGATGGTTCCGGATCTCCCCTTTTTCTCCTCTCGAGAAA
This Desulfopila inferna DNA region includes the following protein-coding sequences:
- a CDS encoding transposase, with the protein product MKRIPQGSYSKEFREEAVKLVIDQELSIPEASRRLDIPKSTISNWLKAKKAGKLGTIGKNRRELSDTELELARLKRELAQVKMERDILKKSRGIFCEGVDMEYAIIEELRLHYPVKTLCNQMDLSESGYCVWRSS
- a CDS encoding YeeE/YedE thiosulfate transporter family protein: MNLRSKAWSPYLAGIIVGLLQIPALLIISSPIGASSSYTAVSGYLAGLFDSDIMTMDYFNKYMTSTKYLWQGSMVFAIALGAYLSRKLSGAARQSFSPVWTKACGITGLWPRMLMGFAGGFIMLFGARWAGGCTSGHGLSGVGQLAVSSIVVTLSFFIAGIVVSRFYKKI
- a CDS encoding YeeE/YedE thiosulfate transporter family protein, which encodes MLYIIVGLAMGIVFGIALEKGRVFEPGIIIGQFQLRSWLLIKMFMSAIATTMVVVAVLYGSGLISLHAKPAIFPATILGGLLFGVGMALTGACPGTVLAQVGAGYKDAWAILAGGILGAMAYGYLESTLAPLNSGPGEITLADVIGLPFWLLALIMAVLIAVILFFLEKWRPWREDLGLDYDGVPSGSGRKAAGDV
- a CDS encoding cupin domain-containing protein, whose amino-acid sequence is MRIAKNDIPVRIDVPGATARQVKDFGDATGYGKIGGEYFSLAVGTDLAPLLKGLQDDLCQSPHWGYIIEGKLTVGFADGHNETVVAGDLFYWPPGHTVKADEDTEVILFSPEHEHSQVINHILEKVQ